In the Flavobacterium sp. 90 genome, AGGATGGCCAGGTGACTATTTATATGAGTTAAGATTAGGTACAGCAATTGTAAAAGCTTATAGTTCTTCACCGGTATTTGAGAATTTAACAGCAGGAGATTATACTGTTTTTGTTAAAGACGGTCATGGTTGTGAAGCATTCGTTGATGCTAAACTAGTAAACCCAACACCGATAAAAATTCAGATAAGTGCAACTCCAATGTTAACTTGTTTTGATAATGAAAACGGAGTTGTGACTATTGACTTAGTAACTGGAGGTTCAGGAAATTATACTTATACATTAAACGGTGTATTAGCTGATGGAACTGTAATCGTTGCACAATCACAAGGAACGAATCAATTTACAGGATTAAAAGCAGGAACTTATACAGTAACTGCAAATGATACCTGGAGTTGTGAGAACATTTCTAACAAAGTAGTAATTGATCAGCCAACAGAAGTAAAACCTTCGTTAACTATATCTAGAAATGAAACTTGTCAATTAGTACCAATCTTGAAACTTACAGTTACAGGTGGAAATGCACCATATTACTATAGTGAAGATGGAACAAATTACTCAGCTTCATTCAATGGAAGTATAGATATTACATTGCCAAAAACAACTGTAAGTAAAGATTACCAATACTTTGTAAAAGACCAAAATGGTTGTGTTAGCACTGTATCAAACATCGTTAACGTTCCGGTAGTGCCAAAATTAGATTTTACAACTCTTGTAGATGTAGATATCAAATGTAAAGGAAGTTCTGAAGGTACAATTACAGCTATCGCAACAGGTGGTTTAGGAAACTATGTTTATACATTGCTAGACGCTGCTGGAGCTAATATTACACCAGCACCAGCACAGGTTACTCCAGGAGTATTTACTGGATTGCCAGTTGGAAAATACATAGTAAAACTAGAAAGTTCTGATTGTTCATTGAACTCAGCAGTAGTTGAAATATCAGAACCTAACGTAGTATTATCAGCAGAAGCAATACCAACAAATGTTACATGTAATGGTTTCAATAATGGAAAAATTACTGTAAACGCGGCAGGTGGAACAGGAGTATATAAATATGCTATCGAACCTGAATTCAGACAGTTCTTTGACAAAAACGTATTTGAAAACTTGAAACCAGGTTTCTATGATGTATTAGTTCAAGACGAAAATGAATGTTATATCTTCATCAAAGATGTTGAAGTAAAAGAACCAGCGCCATTAACAGGTGCATTAGTAGACGGTACTTTATTCCCAGAAACATGTGCTGGTGAGAAAGATGGTGCATTTAGTATTATACTTTCAGGAGGTACATTAGATTATAGTGTAAGTATTGATTCTGAAACTGGACCATTTGTTAAAGGTACTGCAGGTCAGACGACATTTGATTTTGATAATCTGTCAGGAGGTCCTCATATTGTTTACTTCGTAGATGCATCAGGTTGTAACGGTCAGGTAGACATCGCAATGGATAAAGCAGTAACGCTTAACCCAACAAACGAAGTTAACTATGACTGTGTGAACAATGCAGCTTCAAATATGGTGACAGTAGATCCTGGTTATGACGGAGATCATTCTGAGATTGATTACAGTTTAGACGGTGGTCCATGGCAAATGAATAACATCTTTACAGGGATTACTCCGGGTAATCACACAATCAAAGTGAGACATACAAACGGATGTACTGCAGATACAAGTTTTATTATAAAAGTTGTTAATCCATTAGTATTAACTTTATCTGAAGAAAAAGGTGTTTGGAACGTGATCACAGCAACTGCCACTGGCGGAAGCGGAGATTATGAATACAGTATAGATGGTATCAACTTTAGTTCTGAAAATAAATTCACGATCTACAAGACAGATACCTATACAATCATTGTTAGAGATAAAAACGGTTGTACAGATACTAAATCTATTCCGGTTAAATACGTAGATGTATGTATGCCTAATTATTTCACACCAAACGGTACTTATTATACTGGATGGGGTCCTGGATGTACAAACATTTATACAAATTTAATATTCTCAATTTTCGACAGATACGGACGTGAAATCGCTAAATACCACTACGGTCAAAAATGGGATGGTAAGTACAATGGCGAAGAATTACCATCAGGTGATTACTGGTATGTTCTTAAACTAAATGACGAGAAAGATGCAAGAGAGTTTGTTGGACATTTCACTTTATACAGATAACAAAATAATTGCCCCTATGATGTTATCTAAAAAAATTATTACAATGAAAAAATTAATTTTATCCTTAGTACTCATGGCTGTAACAACAAGTTACAGCCAAGAGTTAAACCTACCAGTGTTTACTCAGTATTTAGCTGATAACCCTTTTGTGCTTTCTCCCGCCTACGCAGGTATTGGTGATAATCTTAGAATTAGAGCCAATGGATTAACCCAATGGGTTGGAATTAAGGATGCGCCTGAGAATCAATCGCTATATGTCGATTTTAGAGTTCTGGATCGTTCAGGAGTTGGTATCTCGCTGTATAATGATAAAAACGGATATACCAGACAAACCGGTGCTAAAGTCTCTTTTGCTCATCATATTATTCTGGATTACTATTCAAAGCAATATTTGTCTTTTGGACTTTCGTATAACTTTAATACTTTCAAAATTGATACAGATGAGTTCAATACAGATCCGTACGAACATCCTGTAATCGATCCATCAGTTACAGATAATCGTTATAATGCAAACAATAACTTTGACATTAGTGCTTTGTATCGTAATAAAGACTTCTTTGTAAGTTTTAATGCAAACAACGTTCTAAAGAAAAACACCAATAAGTACAGAGGAGTTGAGCCTAATTTGCTTTCCAACTATCAGGTTTATTCAGGTTTTACTTTTAGAGATAAAGAAAACAGTCGTATTGAATATGAACCATCAGTGTATTTTCAATACTTTGCAAGTGATAAACGATCTTCAACCGATTTAAACTTTAAGTACAGACGTTACAATCGTTATGAAGACTATTATTGGATAGGAGTTTCATATCGTTTCCTTAACGATCAATTCCCAAAACCATTATCAGTTGGACCAATGGCAGGATTCATGAAATCTAAATTCTATTTTGGATATTCATACCAGGTAATGTTCAATGATCTTGGAGCTTACAATACCGGTACACACGTAATAACTATCGGATTTGATTTCCTACAATCGATCAGTAATTGTCCTTGTACACAAGGTCCGGTTCATGATTAATTAGATCTGTAAGCATTTTTAGCAATTTTAAGACTTAATTTGTTTATTTTGATAAATTACAACGTTTTCGTTGTTAAAGGTGTATTATTTTTAGATTTTTCAAATTTATTACTACTTTAAAAGTTCTATATTTGTTTTTCTATCAGAAAAATTAAAAAATTATCAAAATGAAAACTTTAAACGATTTCGATTTTAAAAATAAGAAAGCAATTATCCGTGTTGATTTTAATGTGCCACTGGATGAGAATTTTAATGTAACAGATGCAACGCGTATCGAAGCTGCAAAGCCAACAATTGATGCAATTTTAGCTCAAGGCGGAAGTGTAATTTTAATGTCGCATTTAGGAAGACCAAAAGGTGCTGAAGAAAAATATTCATTAAAGCATATTTTAAAAACAGCTTCTGAAATTTTAGGAGTTCAGGTTAAGTTTGCTGAAAACTGTATTGGAGAAGTAGCTCAAACCGCTGCTAAAAATTTACAACCGGGAGAAGTTTTATTATTAGAAAATTTACGTTTTCATGCAGAAGAGGAAGCTGGAGATGTTGCTTTTGCAAAAGAATTAGCGTCACTTGGAGATATCTACGTAAACGATGCTTTTGGAACAGCACACAGAGCACACGCTTCGACTACAATTATTGCGCAATTTTTTCCAAACGATAAAACATTCGGAACATTATTGGCAAAAGAAATCGAAAGTTTAAATAAAGTTCTTAAAAACAGTGAAAAACCAGTAACAGCAGTTTTAGGAGGATCAAAAGTTTCTTCAAAAATTACAGTTATCGAGAACATACTTGACAAAGTAGATCATATGATCATTGGTGGCGGAATGACTTTTACATTTGTTAAAGCGCTTGGTGGTAAAATTGGAGAGTCTATCTGTGAAGATGACAAACAAGAATTAGCACTTGAAATTTTAAGACTTGCTAAAGAAAAAGGAGTACAAATTCACATTCCGGTTGACGTAATTGCTGCAGATGATTTCTCAAATACGGCAAATACACAAGTAGTTGACGTAAGAGAAATTCCTGACGGATGGCAAGGTCTTGACGCAGGTCCAAAATCTTTAGAGAACTTCAAGAAAGTAATTTTAGAATCAAAAACTATTTTATGGAATGGTCCATTAGGAGTTTTTGAAATGGAAACTTTCTCAAAAGGAACAATTGCATTAGGTGATTATATCGCAGAAGCTACTCAAAATGGAGCATTTTCACTAGTTGGTGGAGGAGATTCAGTTGCAGCAGTAAAACAATTTGGTTTCGAAGACAAAATGAGCTACGTTTCCACTGGTGGCGGGGCGATGCTAGAAATGTTAGAAGGAAGAATTTTACCTGGAATCGCTGCGATTTTAGACTAAAATATCACAATTAACATTTTTTTGCGTATTTTTCATCGTTAATCTGTTTAAGTTTGCAAAAGTAAGGCTTCTGTAATTA is a window encoding:
- a CDS encoding phosphoglycerate kinase — translated: MKTLNDFDFKNKKAIIRVDFNVPLDENFNVTDATRIEAAKPTIDAILAQGGSVILMSHLGRPKGAEEKYSLKHILKTASEILGVQVKFAENCIGEVAQTAAKNLQPGEVLLLENLRFHAEEEAGDVAFAKELASLGDIYVNDAFGTAHRAHASTTIIAQFFPNDKTFGTLLAKEIESLNKVLKNSEKPVTAVLGGSKVSSKITVIENILDKVDHMIIGGGMTFTFVKALGGKIGESICEDDKQELALEILRLAKEKGVQIHIPVDVIAADDFSNTANTQVVDVREIPDGWQGLDAGPKSLENFKKVILESKTILWNGPLGVFEMETFSKGTIALGDYIAEATQNGAFSLVGGGDSVAAVKQFGFEDKMSYVSTGGGAMLEMLEGRILPGIAAILD
- a CDS encoding type IX secretion system membrane protein PorP/SprF, with amino-acid sequence MKKLILSLVLMAVTTSYSQELNLPVFTQYLADNPFVLSPAYAGIGDNLRIRANGLTQWVGIKDAPENQSLYVDFRVLDRSGVGISLYNDKNGYTRQTGAKVSFAHHIILDYYSKQYLSFGLSYNFNTFKIDTDEFNTDPYEHPVIDPSVTDNRYNANNNFDISALYRNKDFFVSFNANNVLKKNTNKYRGVEPNLLSNYQVYSGFTFRDKENSRIEYEPSVYFQYFASDKRSSTDLNFKYRRYNRYEDYYWIGVSYRFLNDQFPKPLSVGPMAGFMKSKFYFGYSYQVMFNDLGAYNTGTHVITIGFDFLQSISNCPCTQGPVHD